The Panicum virgatum strain AP13 chromosome 5K, P.virgatum_v5, whole genome shotgun sequence genome has a window encoding:
- the LOC120709730 gene encoding spore wall protein 1-like produces MSRQGGPGTASSASKRRLILEPPRPPVVVHSTTLPPTSTTGSKRSSSSNGSSSPVPTQDLGLCLSSETPTSRSSPGSGAAGGGSTDAAVGLSSGGVSDVAGGGSGDSLPSGAVTPLSGAVGDASGGTAAVNLGGATGGQGGEGTDARNDIIVEGDDPAVQDGDGNGQSGKRQKRCTSRVWDHFTKKDLVIEDNGKIYT; encoded by the exons ATGTCGCGTCAAGGAGGTCCTGGTACTGCCTCATCGGCATCCAAGCGCCGGCTCATCCTCGAgccaccacggccgccggtGGTGGTGCACAGCACCACTCTTCCTCCAACGTCAACCACAG GATCTAAGAGGTCAAGCTCATCAAATGGAAGCTCAAGTCCTGTTCCAACTCAAGATCTTGGTCTCTGTCTATCCAGTGAAACTCCTACATCAAGATCTAGCCCAGGAAGTGGTGCAGCTGGTGGAGGTTCAACTGATGCAGCTGTTGGACTGTCAAGTGGGGGTGTTAGTGATGTAGCTGGTGGAGGTTCTGGTGATTCTTTGCCAAGTGGTGCTGTCACTCCTCTCAGTGGTGCTGTTGGTGATGCTTCTGGTGGTACTGCTGCTGTAAATCTTGGTGGTGCTACTGGTGGACAGGGAGGAGAAGGAACAGATGCTAGAAATGACATCATTGTTGAAGGTGATGATCCTGCTGTCCAAGATGGAGATGGAAATGGACAAAGTGGAAAGAGGCAGAAGAGGTGCACGTCTCGTGTGTGGGACCACTTCACCAAGAAGGACCTGGTCATTGAGGATAACGGGAAGATATATACATAG
- the LOC120709731 gene encoding uncharacterized protein LOC120709731, translating into MALPALLRDLVEEILLRIPPDEPAHLIRAALVCKDWCRIISDGVFRRRYRRFHRTPPLLGYLNKDYQTAPKFVATTSFSPPPLPAGKCSDQVLDCRHGRVLIDTGGDPPGLTVWDLIAGTGQRLSVPAYHPHLRLCSFTGAVLCARHGCDHLDCHDGPFLVVFVGGYDDDIDDGTDNETHTSGVYSSETGAWSAQTPSIYDDLGACGPCLLIGDALYVTLEYCYEKILKSC; encoded by the coding sequence ATGGCTCTGCCGGCGTTGCTGAGGGATCTCGTGGAAGAGATCCTCCTCCGCATCCCGCCGGACGAGCCGGCGCACCTCATCCGCGCCGCCCTCGTCTGCAAGGACTGGTGTCGCATCATCTCCGACGGCGTGTTTCGCCGCCGCTACCGCCGGTTCCACCGAACGCCTCCCCTGCTGGGCTACCTCAACAAGGATTACCAGACAGCCCCCAAATTCGTCGCAACCACTagtttctcgccgccgccgctgcctgccgGCAAATGCTCCGATCAGGTCCTTGACTGCCGCCACGGCCGCGTGCTGATCGACACTGGCGGCGACCCGCCAGGCTTGACCGTCTGGGACCTCATCGCCGGCACCGGGCAGCGCCTGAGCGTccccgcttatcacccgcaccTGCGCCTGTGCAGTTTCACTGGGGCTGTGCTATGCGCCCGCCATGGCTGCGACCACCTCGACTGCCACGACGGTCCGTTCCTCGTGGTCTTTGTGGGGGGGTACGACGACGATATAGACGACGGCACGGACAATGAAACGCACACATCGGGCGTGTACTCGTCAGAGACGGGAGCATGGAGCGCCCAAACCCCCAGTATTTACGACGATCTTGGGGCGTGCGGACCCTGCCTTCTCATAGGAGACGCGCTCTACGTCACCCTTGAGTATTGTTATGAAAAGATCCTCAA